CCCTCTTTGCCATCAGGTGTTTTACTAACAGACGAGACATTTTCCCCGCCCCAACGATGGCTACCCTCTTACCGGGCAGATTTTCTATCTTGGTGTCTGCCAATTCCACTGCTGCCGAACTGATGGAAACAGCCCCCGTACCTATACTTGTCTCTGTACGTACTCTCTTACCCGCACTGATGGCCTGCTTGAAAAGCCTATCCAACAAACGCCCTATGCCATTATGTTTTACCCCTAACTGGTGGGCCGTTTTCACCTGAGCGAGAATTTGCCCCTCCCCTAATACTAAACTCTCTAAACCAGCAGCCACCCTCATCAAGTGACGAATGGCATCCTGATGCAGCAAAATAAACAGGTGACGACGCAGTTGATTGAGGGGGATATGTCCTATTTCTGCCAAGAATTGGCTTATTTCCTTTACTCCCTGCTCGGTCTCCTTTACTATACTGTATATTTCCATGCGGTTACAGGTGCTGAGGATTCCCACCTCCTGGACATGGGGATAACTCAACAGCTGCCGGATTGACTGTTCCATCCTCGTCTCGGGAATGCTCAATTTTTCTCTTATTTCTACCGCCGCTGTCTTGTGAGATAAGCCTACTACGACAATGTTCATGAGTTGTCCCTGTTCCCTAAATATCCCTCTTACTATAAAGGTTTTTTAAACAATTTTAATCATTACCGAAACTGCCTATTTTGACAATTTCTCCTTAATGTTTTGCAACATAGGGAACCGCCGCTAGTCCCGCTAAAAGTTAAAATTGTTAAGAAGAGTAACAAGGGCTAGGACTATGAAATTAAAAGACTGTTTCCAAATGGCTTTTTCTACCATCCTCTCCCAGAAAATGCGTGCCGGCCTAACCATGTTGGGGATTGTCATCGGCAACGCCTCGGTGATCGCCATGAGTGGTATTGGACAGGCGGCTCAACGTCTGGCTGAACAACAGTTTACTAGTCTTGGCCCTCATGTTCTCTTTGTAGTACCCGGTAGTAGAGAATCTCGGCGGACTACTTTTGAAATACCAAATACCTTGGTGTTGGCAGACGCAGAAGCTATAGCGTCACAAGTGCCCACAGTAAAAGAGGTGGCCCCACAAATCAACTCCCGTCAATTGGTCAGTTATGGCAGTCGCAACAACAATGTCTTGATTGTGGGCACCACCCCCTCCTTTCTCACAGTTCGCAGTTTTGATGTCCAGACAGGTAGATTCCTCTCTGAGGCGGATTTAAAAGCTAATAGACGAGTTGCTGTGTTGGGCAGTCAAATAGCAGAAGATTTTTTCCCCTATACTAACCCCATCGGCGAAAGAATCCGCATCAAGAATGTTTCTTTTGAGGTTATTGGTGTAATGCAACCCAAGGGCTCCTTTTTGGGCACCAATCAGGACGAAACCATTTATATCCCCCTCACCACCATGGCTAACCAAATTGTGGGTAAAACCTCTAACTATGGGATAGAATTAACCTTTATCTCTGTTTCGGCTAAGTCAGCAGATACCATCGACGCCGCCCGTTTCCAAATCTCCAATCTCCTCCGTCTCCGTCACAAAATTGTCAGGGAAGATGATTTCCGTGTGGAAACCCAGAAGGACATTCTCAATATCGTCAGCACCGTCACCAACGGGTTAACTATTATGTTGGCCGCCATTGCCTCTATTTCCCTCATTGTGGGCGGCATCGGCGTTATGAATATTATGTTGGTCTCGGTGACGGAAAGAATCCAAGAAATCGGCCTGAGAAAGGCTATTGGTGCTACCGACGAGGATATTCTCCTTCAGTTTCTCATAGAGGCAGTTATCATCTCCGTCGCCGGGGGGATTATAGGTACTTTTTTGGGAATAGGTGTTGTATTACTAGTTGGAAATATTTCACCTCTGCCCACCACTATCTCCATCCCCACTGTCCTCTTGGCCGTTGGCACCTCTACCGCCATTGGTCTATTTTTCGGCGTCTTTCCTGCCAAACGTGCGGCACAGTTGGATCCTATTGTAGCTTTACGTAGCGCCTGAGTAGCCGTTTTCCTCTCTTCAATCTTAAACCGTGCTATGAATGTCCTGGCGAATCATTGTCTGTGATAACAGTTTTTTGTCCTTGTTGCGGCTTAACTGTTTTACCGCCCCAAAATCAATTAGAATGAGGGCCCTATCTGTTTGCCAGCGATCGGATTATGTGGAGCACATTATTATCCTAGATAAAGGCCGAAATCCCCGTCATCTCTGACAAAAACTGCAATATCCCTTCCTCCTTATATCTCCCCTTGTCTTTTATCCCCTGTAACAGTGTTTTCCCTTCAGTATATTCCCAGTAAAAATTCCCTATTCGCCGGGAGTATTTGCCCATCCCAGGATTTGTGCCTCCCTATAGGGGGTTAGACATTTGACCACACATGGGGGTTTGCCTGGGCGTAATATGTATCTAGCTATATGGGCACCGGCAAAACTGCTCTTCCCCAGGGTTTTTACTATGTTAATAGAGCTTTACTAGTAATACCCCCTTGCCATAACTGCTGATACCGGGTTTACTCTGCAACTGACTCTGATTCTCCAATAGCATTTTGACACGGCTATGGACTTTTCTTGTTTCTCCACCTGTCTTCTAATCTTCAATTGTTCCTAAGATGCTTCTCCTTTGTCCATTACCCCAAAGACAAGCTTGTTGCATATGCTATCAGAACTGAGCCTATCCTCGTTTGTTAACTTATTCATATCCTTTTTTTCTGTATATCTCTATAGCTCTCTTCTGCTGCATATTAGTAAACAAAGATTCTGATCACCTCACAGACTTACTATATTTCTCTTTATTTTTCTTTTGTAATAAACATCTATATAAACCACCTGCTCTCCCATAGTTTAGAAGTTTGTATTACTACCTTTTCTATCCAAAGTCGTGGCACTATTTTCCTGTGGGTGCCAAAAAACTGACCAGAAATAGATTATCTGTCTCCTTAGGGCTTGCAT
This window of the Geminocystis sp. M7585_C2015_104 genome carries:
- a CDS encoding ABC transporter permease; the encoded protein is MKLKDCFQMAFSTILSQKMRAGLTMLGIVIGNASVIAMSGIGQAAQRLAEQQFTSLGPHVLFVVPGSRESRRTTFEIPNTLVLADAEAIASQVPTVKEVAPQINSRQLVSYGSRNNNVLIVGTTPSFLTVRSFDVQTGRFLSEADLKANRRVAVLGSQIAEDFFPYTNPIGERIRIKNVSFEVIGVMQPKGSFLGTNQDETIYIPLTTMANQIVGKTSNYGIELTFISVSAKSADTIDAARFQISNLLRLRHKIVREDDFRVETQKDILNIVSTVTNGLTIMLAAIASISLIVGGIGVMNIMLVSVTERIQEIGLRKAIGATDEDILLQFLIEAVIISVAGGIIGTFLGIGVVLLVGNISPLPTTISIPTVLLAVGTSTAIGLFFGVFPAKRAAQLDPIVALRSA